The Deltaproteobacteria bacterium sequence GAACATGCTCTCCCGGCAGCGGCTCCAGTCGAAGAAGATTTCCAAGACGGAGGCCGTCACCTCGGTGCTCACCCATTCAATCCCGGACGAGGACATACACATCGGGCCGTCTGACTATGTACCCTGGCAGAAGGACAACAAGCTCTGCTTTCTGAGGATCGAGGGGGAAGGGTTCGGCGGGCTGCCGATAGAGGTGGAGCTGCGGCTTTCGGTGACCGACTCTCCGAACAGCGCCGGGGTTGGCATCGAGGCGATCCGCCTCTGCCGCCTCGGCAGGGACATGGGGCTCGCGGGGCCGCTGCTCGCCCCTTCCGCCTACTTCATGAAGCACCCGCCGGTCCAGCTCCCCGACGACGAGGCGAGGCGCGAGCTGGAGGAGTTCATCGCCGATTACCGGGCCTGGCGCATTTCGAAAGGAGCCGCACCCACGACGCGGTGCACCTCTCCCACGTAAATTCCGCCGCGGCCTTCCTGCCTTCTTCGGCGAGGCGTTTTCTCAAGGCGCCGTCCCGGCTTAGAAGGCGAATCGCTCCCGTCAGCCCGTCGCCCCGCCCCGGAGCATAAGCCAGCCCGCCTCCGCGCGAACGGATCCTTTTTCCCCAATACCCTCCAAGGGGCACGACCGGCGGCGCCCCCGCGGCCATGGCCTCCAGCGGGACGAGCCCGAAGGACTCGTATTCCGACGGGCACAGGACCGCGTCGGCAGCGGCGTACAGCGACGGCATCCCCGCATGGGGGACAGCCCCCGCGAAGGCGATCCCTTCCGATATTTCCCGCCCGGAAGCTTCCTGTCCGGCGACGAGAAGCAGGAGGCGATTCGCCTCATCCTTCCGCAAAGCACGAAACGCCCGGACGGCGGCTTCGACGTTTTTGCCCGGATCCGGCCTGGCGGCGAGAAGGAACAGGATGGCGTTTCCCGGGACTCCGAGCGTTCGCCGGGCCTCGCGCCTCGACGGCGGACAGCGGAATGAATCCTCCACGCCCGGTGGGACGATCGAGCCCTTGCCCGCTACGGCAGGGAGGATCTTCCGCGTCCGCTCGAAGTCGTGCCGCGAAAGGAAGACCACACGGCCCGCTTCGCGGGAGAGCTTTTCTTCCTCCCGCTTCCTCGCGATGGAAAATCTCCGCGGAGCCGGTCCCGCCGAGGCGGTCTTTCGCGCCTCCAGCGTGTGGTACATCAACAGGAGACGGTTCATGCCGAGACTGGAGACGCCGAACGGCGCCGGCCTGCGGAAGATCTCCCGCGCCGCGACGCCGGACATCCAGTAATGCGCAGATACCGCGTCATACGATGCGGGACAACCGGATAACAGGTCCCTGGCCTCCCGCACGAACCGCGGGAGGGAGCGATATGCCGACTCGCGCGTGGGAGGTTCGGTCCACCCGCACGGGAGATGGAAGATGCGGACGCCCGGAAAGGGAGTCGCGGTCCCGCATGTCCTCCTTTTCCCTCTCGTCAGCACGTCCGTGAAGATCCCGTGCGCGGCAAGCCCCGCGAGCAGCCCCCGCAGGAAAACGTTCATCCCCCCCGCGAGACCGACGCCCGGCTCCTCCATGGGGCATGTATGGTAGGAAACGAGAAGGTGGTTCACGGCGTGTCCAGGACGGCCCGGTACACGATACGGTCCCGCGCGCCGAGATCGTACTTGTACCTTTCCCTCCCCCGGAGGAAGTCGTATTCCCCAAGCCCCCTGCTTATCGCGTCCTCGATGCACCGGGCGAGGAGGACCAGCCCGGGGCTTGCGCCCGCCGCGGAGGGGTCGAATCCCGAATTGTAGAGAAAGAGGGTCCCGTCTGATTCGATCTGGAACGCCGCGGCGACGTCCCCTTTCGCGCCGCGCAGGAACGCCAGTCGCAGTTTTCCCGCGGAGAAGAACTCCTCCGCCACATCCCTGAAAAAACGTTCCATCCGCGAGTCCATGAACCTGCGCTTTTCCGGATGGCTCATGCGATGCAGGGCCACGAAGGAGGGGAAATCCCGCGCAAGCTCTTCCCTGGAGCCGCTCACCCGGAACGCAAGGGAAGGATCGCTTTCGTAAGCACGGCGAAGCTTGCGCCTCAGCTCGTGGCGCTCCTTCTTCCCGAGTCCCGCGACATACGTCTCGAAGCTGTTCGGAAGGGGGATGAAAGGGGACCTGTCGGTTTCCACGAGGCGGAACCCGTTCCCCGTTTCCTTGCAGATCGCAGGCAGGATGGAAAGGGAACGGGATCCCTCCACCAGGTTAGGCATGCTCAGAAACCCGCCGGGGATCGCTTCGCGCGCGCTCGCGAGGAATTCCCGCCAGAACCTCTCTTCCTCCCCCGCCGCCACCACCGCATCCAGCGAATCGGACACGTCTTCCCCTCCGAGCAGCTCCCATCCCTCGCCGTCCGGACTCCGGCAGAGAAAGAGGAACCCTTCGGCCTTGCCGTCCCTTTCCCACCGCAGGATGCGCAATTGGAGGCCGGCTGCGAAAGCGCCCGCCCACGGAACGAGAAACCGGGGAGAGAAAAACGGGGATGGACGGTACGTGCGTGCGATGACTGATTCCCACTCCTGCCGGGACACGTCCTCGATCCGCTCGATGAAACGCAGCAAATCCAGCCGCCCGGCCGGCTCAGCCCTGCGGATGCAAGGGGATAACGACGAGAAACGTCGATCCCTTGCCCGGATCGCTGGAGACCCGGATCTCCCCGCCGTGATGCTTGACGATGCCGTAGCTGACGGAAAGCCCCAGGCCCGTCCCTTTCCCTACGGGCTTCGTCGTGAAAAACGGCTCGAAGATGCGGTGAACGAGTTTCGGATCGATCCCCATCCCGTGATCGACGAACTCCGCCTCCACGGCATCGCCGTTCCTGCGCGTGCGGACATCCAGCGTCCCGCCGCCGGGCATCGCCTGCACGGCGTTCAGGATCAGGTTGGTGAAGACCTGCTGCAGCTGCATGCCGTTACCCCGAATGAAGGGCAGGTCACCCGCAAGTTCGGTGTTCACCTTCACGTTGGCATGGGAAAGCTGCTTGTCGAGGAAGAGCAGCGTCTCCCGGACCACCTCGCTGAGGTTGATGTCCCGGAACTCCTCCGTGTGCTGCCGCGCGAACTTGAGCATGTCGAGGATTATGGTCCTGCACCGCTGGGACAGCGCGTCGATCTGGGAAAAATAGGAGATCATCTTGGCGATTTCCTGCGGCGTGACCTGTTCGGGCGGCCGGTTCCTGTACAACTCCAGGGCGATCTCGGAATATCCCATGATGCCGCTCAAGGGGTTGTTCAGCTCATGAGCGACGCCCGCGGCAAGCTGGCCCATCGCGGCCAGTTTCTCGACTTCCACCATCCGCCGGTGTATTTTCTCCAGTTCCTCGGTCTTCTCCTCCACGCGGTTCTCCAGCATCCGGTTCCATTCCGAGATCTCGCCCATCGCGTCCTTGAGCGATACGCTCATGCGGTTGAAGGCCTGCGCAAGGTCGGCCACCTCCCCCTTCCCCTGCACCGGGACCGTTTCCCCGTAACGGCCTTCCATGATTCCTCCGGCGATCCGGGTCAGTTCGGTCAGGGGACGAAGGGCGCGCGAAGTCAGGAGGAAAAACGCCGTCCCCATGGCGAGCGAGAACGCCAGCGTGCCGCCGGTGATGCCGAGCGTAGCGTGGTAAAGGGCGCGTCGCTCGCCCTCGCGGGAACGGAAAATGACGATGGCGGCCGTTTTCCCGTCGAAGGTCCGGATCGGCGTCGCCACCGCGGCCTGGGGGGATGGCTTGCAATCGAAGGTCATATAGATCGATTTCCCGGACTCCAGGGCGGACCACTGCGCGGGGTCGTCGAGGATCTTTATCAGGCACTCGAGGCATTCGAGGCAGGCGGAGGAGGAGGCGACGATCTCCCCTTTGGAGACAAGCGAAACTTCCCCGCCGACGCTCGCCCTTTTCTGGCGAAGGAATTCCCTTCCCAGCGAAATAGATGCGCTCGATACCCGCCGGTCCTCGCCGAAGAAGCCGGAGGGGGCGGCGGCAATGATATGCATGCGGCCGGGACCGTCACCGTAGAACGCGTAGTCTACGGTTGAAATTCCCGAAAACGCCCTGTCCAGGATGCCGGTCGAAGGGACGTTTTTTCCTCCCCAAACATACGAGTCGATCTCGATTCCCCGGTCCCGGGACCGTTCCACGAGGTTGACCTGTACGGAAGCGCCTTCCATTTCCTGCGCCTGCCCTTGCAGGATGGTGGAACGGGCGGAGAGCTCGGCGAACAGCGAAAGCTCGTTGCGGAGCTGGTAAAGCTCGGACTCGAGCCGACCCATGGCGCCGACCAGGCTGTCGCGCGTCGATTCCTCAAGGTCGTGCTGCACGTAGTACCGCACGGTGAGGACAACACCGACGGTCGACACGAGTAGCAGCGCGAGGAACACTCCCGTGATCCGGAACGCGATGCTGTGGCGGAATCGTTCTATGAAACGTTTCATTTTTTCCCGAAGGAGTAGCCTGCCTCCTTCGCCATCTCATACAGTGTCCCGTAGTCGGCGTGCGAGGTTGGAATGAAGCGGTCCGCGCCGAGCACCCGCAACGCGGTCTTCCCCTCCTGCTTCGCGTCCAGGGAAAGCAGGATGTCGCGCAGCTTCGTTCTCTGCTTCGGATCGATCGACGCGCTGACCACGAAGGCATTCTCGGGGAAGAAGGGTGAGGACTCGATCACACGTATGCGCTCCTTCAGTCCCGGAAACGCGCTCTTCCCGCGCTCCTCGATCAGCCGTCTCAGGACCAGGTCCTTCACGGCCGCGCCGTCCACCTTGCCCTCCACCACCATCTGGATCGCGTCGGAATGGGTTGATACTTTCACGACCCGGGAAAAATAATCCCGTTCCCCCGGCGCTCCTCTCCGGTTCAGTAACCAGCGGCAGAAAAGCTCTCCCGCCGAAGTGTCGGGGACATACGCGAAGGATTTGCCCCGGAGGCCATGGAAGTTCTGTATCCCGCCGTTCGCGCGGACGATTACGACGCCCTGGTAGCGGGACACCTTGCCCGATTCGGGACGCGCCTGAGGTATCACCCCCATCCGCTCACGCAACCGGCCGTAGATGAGGCTTCCGACGATGGCGGCGTCGATCCTTCCGTCCTCGAACTCGCGGATCACGCGTTCGTACGTCTCCAGGTGTTTCAGTTGCGTCCTTACCCCCAATTCCTCCGCGACGATCCGGGAGATCCCCGCGTAACGGTTCTCCTGCTGGATCGCCCCGAGCTCGGGGACGACCGCGATGGTAAACGTGCCGGATAGCGAGGAACCGCGGGACGGGCTGAACGTCCCCTCCGTCGCCCGGCAATGGCAGGAGGAAAGGGAGAGCTTCCCTGCGGCCGGGACGAGCGCGAAGGAAGCAAGCAGGTGGACGGCCTCGACCGATTGCATGTACGCGGCGAATTCGGTCACCTCCGGAGGGGCATCCTTCGGAAGGATAAGGCTGTATTCGATCTTCGCGGGGTACTTCGAGACGGGGACGTTGTTGATCAGCGGCGGCATCCCGTCGACGGTCAACGGAACGGAAGGGAAATGCTCTACGGTGATCCGGGAAATGGGGGCGAAAGCGATGTACGCGGAAAACGTCCTCATGGCGTGATAGGCGTTCTCGCTGGTCTCCATGACGACGGTCGATTTTGAATCCTGGAACTCGCCACCGAACAGGGCGTCGTCGACGGACATGCGAACCGCAGAGTATCGGGGACGATCGATGATTCGGATCTCGCGGTTCGCCCCGCCGACCTCTTTCCAATTCGTTATCTTCCCCTTCAGGATCTGACGCACCTGCGAGAGGGTAAGCGACCGCACCTTGGCATCCGGAGCGGCAACGAAGACCGCTCCGTCGTACGCATAGGGGATGTAACTCAAGTTCGGACCCAGCGCCTCCGGGGTGAAGCGGCGGGCGGCGACGCCGATATCAACGGTCTTCTTCCCGATCAGCCCCGGGATGTTCTTCCCCTGGGTCATGGAAACGTCGAACCGGACCTCGTTTTTCCGGGAATAGGCCTCGGCCACCTTCATGAAATTGACGTACGCTTCGTCCGAAGCCGCCACGCGGATCAGTTTCTTGCCGGGCGCGGACCCGGAAAGGACTTCGACTTTCGGCGGACCGCCGCTCCCGCACCCCGTAAAAAACACGAGAAGGGCGACAACGACCGGTATGGCGGCGGCGCTGCCCGCGGATATCATTTAACCTCTTCGACCTCGATCTTTTCATTCGCCGGGCCGGGACCCGGCGTTTCCTCCGCGGGGGCCGCTCCGTTCGTTATCGCCGCAGGCGACTCGTGTACGGCGACAAGCCCGGACTTCATCAGTTGGCGGACCGCTTCCTCGGCGACGTCGTTGGACGCCCGGTTGACGGCGTGCAGGATATCGCCTGTCATGATGAACAACGGCTCGGGATAGCGATACGAAGAACTCACGGTCGTGCTCCACCCGGCAGGCGCGCCCGGGCCCGATCCCTCGATTCTCAACGCGGTGTTCGCCTCGATCTCCACGGCGGTGCCGAGAGCGATCCGCCGCGCGTTGACGCGGAATTCCTCAACGCGGCCCCGTATCTTCACGGGAACGCCGGCCGGGATTTCCCCATCCCCGGCCGCACGGACGGTGGACACTCCTTTTTCCGCGAGGACTCCCGCCACAAGGTCGGCCAACGCCTTTCCGGGGTCCCCCTTCCACACGATCGCGCGGACGTTGTCGTAATCGCGGCCGATTTCGGAATCGGGGTGCGCTTTCCATGTAAAATCGACCACTGCCACGGCAGGACTTCCTTCTGCCTTCGGAACCTCTTTTGCCGCCGGGCGCGACGGTCCGTCGGGGAGGGAAATCACATTCCCCGAGGCGCATCCGTACGAGCCGATCCAGAGGAGAAGGACGGCGAGAAAAGAAACATTACGGCATGTGTTTTTCAAGGTAACCCTCCACTTTCCCCCGCCGCATACCTTATCGGCAGGACTACCGGTAATCTTCCTAAATTTAGGCCATGCGCATCGAGGTTTCAATGGAATATACGCCCATTTCGCCTTGATATTCGGCTTACCCATGACGTATCGTGAAAACCATCGATCGACAAAGGAGAAACCATGCCGGCATCCCCGGAAATACGCGAGGCGATTCTGCGGGGTTCCTTTATCCGGAAGATGTTCGAGGAAGGCGCCGTTCTGAAGGCGAAAAAGGGGCCGGAAAACGTCTTCGATTTCACGCTCGGCAACCCTTACGGCGACCCTCCCGCCCAGGTGGCCAGGGAAATCGCGAGACTGGCCGCGTATCCGCCTCCCGATCTCCACAAGTACATGCCGAACGCCGGGTTTGCGGACGTCCGCGGCAAGGTGGCGGAAGGGATGCGGAAGGGAACGGGTCTCCCCTTCACGCCGGGCCTTGTCGTGATGACGGTCGGCGCCGCCGGGGCCATCAACGTGGCGCTCCGCGCGATCCTGTCCCCAGGGGACGAGGTCGTGGTGATCGCGCCGTATTTCGTCGAGTATTTCTTCTATGTCAGGAACGCGGGCGGCGTTCCCGTCGTGGCGGAATCCACGGAAGAATTCCAGCTCGACGTGGAGGCGATCCGCCGGGCGATCACTCCCCGCACGAAAGCGTTGATCGTCAACACGCCCAATAATCCGACTGGCGCGGTCTACCCGAAGGAGGCGCTGCTGGCCCTTTCACATGTTCTCGCGGAAGGAGAAGCGCTGACACGCGGGCCGATCTACGTCATCTCCGACGAACCGTACCGGAAGATCGTGTTTCCCGGCGCGGAGTTTTCGCCTCCCGCATCGACGATCCGGAACACCCTCGTCGCCTATTCGCATTCCAAGGACATGAACCTCCCCGGGGAGCGGATCGGCTACCTCGCCGTCAGTCCCCGCGCCGCCGACGCGGCGGAGCTGGCCGACGCCTGCGTGTTCTGCAACCGCGTTCTCGGATTCGTCAATGCGCCGTCCCTCATGCAGCGCGCGGTCGCGGATTTCCAGGACGTGAACGCGGACATCTCCGTGTACCTTCGGAACCGGAACATGCTCGTCTCAGCCCTCCGGGAGGCGGGTTTTTCGCTGGTCGACCCCGGCGGTGCGTTCTATCTTTTTCCCAGGTCTCCTTCCGGAGACGAGATGGAATTAGTCGCGGCGGCGCGCGAGGAATTAGTGCTGGTCGTTCCAGGAAGCGGATTCGGCCGGAAGGGTCACTTCCGCATCGCGTACTGCACCCCTACGGATACGGTTGAACGCTCTATTCCGGCCTGGCGAAAGCTGGGGGAAAGGTTCTTCGGAAAGAAGGGAGGAAAGCCGTGAGGCTGCCGTTCCGCGGCAATATCGCCCGCATGAAGGGGTACGAGCCCGGCGAGCAGCCGCAGGAGGGGGGCTACATAAAGCTCAACACGAACGAGAACCCCTACCCCCCGTCGCAGCAGGTGCGACGCGCGATCCGGGCGGAGCCGAACGATTCGTTGCGCCTCTATCCCGACCCGGACTCGATGCGCCTCAGGCGGCAGGCGGCGCTTAACTACGGATTCGATCCGTCCCAGGTGATCGCGGGGAACGGGTCGGACGATCTCCTGGCGATGATCGCCCGGGCTTTCATCGGGGAGGGGGACGCGGTCTGCTGTCCCGTTCCCACATATTCGCTCTACGACACCCTGGTGCGGATCCAGGGGGGGAGGATCCTGGGAATCCCTTACCCGGAAGACTATTCGCTTCCGGAGCGCCTCTTTCGGAACAGGGAGAAGGTCACTATCGTGGCCAGTCCCAATTCCCCGTCGGGAACCGCGGTCCCCTGCGAGGTCCTCTCGCGCCTCGCCGACAGCGTGAAAGGACTCCTTGTCGTGGACGAGGCGTACGCCGACTTCGCGGAGGAAAACGCCCTGTCGCTGGCCAGGGAACGGACGAACGTGATCGTCCTGCGAACGATGTCCAAGTCGTTCTCCCTTGCGGGTATGCGGATAGGACTCGGATTCGGGCACACCGGCATAATCGGGGGACTGAACAAGGTGAAGGATTCATACAATATGAATCGGCTGAGCATAGCGGCCGGTGAGGCCGCGCTCAGGGACCTCCGCTGGATGGAGCGGAACGCGGGAAGGATCCAAAAAACCCGCAAGCGACTTTCCGACGGGCTCCCGCGGACCGGATTCGAGCCGTATCCGTCGCAGGCGAACTTCGTTCTCGCAAGGCGCGCAGGCGGGAAATCGGCGCGGCCGGTTTACGAGGAACTTAAAAAAAGGAAGATCCTCGTGCGGTACTTCGACACTCCGAGGCTGTCCGGCTGCCTGCGCATCACCGTCGGCACGGACGCCGAGATCGACGCCCTGCTCCGGGCTCTCGAGAAGATCGCTTAAGCCGCCGGCTTATAACGTCACTGTCCAGTTCCCGCCGTCGCGGTTCCGCCATACGGCGGCCACGGAGCCGTCGGCCTTTCGCACCAGCACCTGGAAACAGTATTCGACGACGCTCCCCTCGGGGCCGTAAACGTACCCCTCGAACGTCCTGGGAAGCGGGAACCCGGCGATCGTGTATGACCGGAGGCGCAGGAATTCCTCCCTGTCGGCGGCGAAATAGTTGTCCGACGCCTTACCGCCCGCGGACGCGAAATTCTTGAGCTCCATCACCGTCAAGTTATGCGCCGTCCAGGCGGCATCGCCCCACAGCAGGCGGGAGCAAAGCACTTCTCCCGTTTCGTCGCGCAATGTTATCCGCGCGCAGTTGATCTTGTCGGCGGCGAGCGAGCCCCCGTCGCCGGTCGTATGGTAGTGATACAGGAAGTACGGCATCGGCCGGTTCTTCAGCACGGAGAGCGCGGAGGGGACTTCCACTACGGGCACACTCCCCGACATGAGATACCCGGCGCGGCAAAGATCCGGCGCCGGTTTTTTGCGCATGGCGCCGAACCCGAAGCGAACAAGTCCCGTCCTCGGCGATTCCTCCCGAAGCGGAAGTCGAAGCCTGAACATGCCCGTGCCGGCCGCGGGAAGCAGGTTTCCCGGAGATTTCTCCTCCAGCGCGATCATGTCGGGCAGGATGTCATCTCCCGGAACGGCAGTCTCGTAAACCTGCGAGAACCACTCCGCCCCCTTGCTCACGGTGGAGAAGAAGTAGCGGACGAGGATCCGGCCCCCCGGCGCAGGAGACGGGAGAAAGATCCAACTCTCCCGTTTGCCCGGCTCCGCGGACGGCGGCAGAACCAGCGTGGAGCGGGCAAGCACCCGGTCCGGGAATTCTTCCGCCACGGCGGCGTAGTGCAGCAGCACCAGCTCGGGGCATTCGGCTCCATCGATAAAAACCCGGCGCAGAGCAATCATCGCCCTACCCCCTTTCATCCGGAACGGCAGTTTGCTTATCGTATACTGTATCCCCGAAACCGGGGGTGCAGGTGAAAATTATCGCACTACCGGTAGCCGAGCCGGTCGAGCTCCGCCTCATCCATCCCGAAATAGTGCCCGATTTCGTGCAGGAGCGTCAGCCGGATCTGAAGACGGAGCTCCGTCCTGTCGGGGAAATCCTCTTCGAGGGGCCCCCGGTAGACGGAGATCTTGTCCGGGAGGTTCCCGTAAGAGGACACCGAGCGCTCCGGCAGAGGGACGCCGTGATAGAACCCGTACAGGGTGTCGTCATCGGGGATGCCGAGCTCGTCCAGCAGCCATTCGGGCGGCCAATCCTCGACGACGACCGCCACGTTGTCCAGCGCCTTCCTGAACATCTCGGGAAGATCGTCCAACGCCTCCCTCATCACCATCTGGAACTCTTCACGGCGCAAGGCGGCCCCCGTCATTTCCGGCGGACCGGCATGCCGGGCCGCACCCGCGCGATCGACTCGGCCGGCAGTTCCCCGGTGAGGCTGTAGCCGCCATCGGGAACGGAGGCTTGAAGGACCGCCGGAATCACCTCCTTACCCTCCGGATCGAGCGCGATCAGAAGGACTTCTCCCGTTTTCGCGAAGGGCGGCGCGAAGGTGACGGCAACCCGGTTGCCGTGGACCCCGACGACCTTTCCCTCGTTGACGAACCGGTCGACGGCGCTCCGGTCCTTGATGAACGGATCGCGGAATTCCTTGACCCGGACCAGTTCCTTCAGCTCGCTTTCGAAATCCTGCCGCTGCAGGTAAAGGGCGCAGTAGATCGCAGCGCCCTCCACCGTCACGCCGGGATGGAATTCGGACATATTCTCCAGTTTCGAAGGGTCGATAGGTATGAACTCCCTTATGGTGGAAGGGGCGTCGAACACAAAGTCGACCATGCTTTCATCGACGCCGTATTGCAGGGTCAGCACCCGGTGGACTTCCCAATAGATGATATCCCGCACGTCGTGCAGGGACCCAAGCGGCGACCCGGATGGGTTCGCCGCGAACGTGTTGTACCCGATCCTTAAGCTGAGAGGAGCGAGAAACGCACCCAGTTCGTCCCTTTCGCGTGCGAGCTTCAGCGCTTCCTCGGCGATCGCGGCCGCTATCCTGTGGAACTTCTCTATTTTATTCAAGGTGAGCCGTGAACTGACCTTGCCGCTCCCACCCCCTTCCTCCAGTACTGCATTGCCGAGTTCCAGCCGCAGCCGGTTCTGATACGCGTAGATGTCGGTCAACCGTGCCCTTAGGGCTTCCG is a genomic window containing:
- a CDS encoding glycosyltransferase; amino-acid sequence: MNHLLVSYHTCPMEEPGVGLAGGMNVFLRGLLAGLAAHGIFTDVLTRGKRRTCGTATPFPGVRIFHLPCGWTEPPTRESAYRSLPRFVREARDLLSGCPASYDAVSAHYWMSGVAAREIFRRPAPFGVSSLGMNRLLLMYHTLEARKTASAGPAPRRFSIARKREEEKLSREAGRVVFLSRHDFERTRKILPAVAGKGSIVPPGVEDSFRCPPSRREARRTLGVPGNAILFLLAARPDPGKNVEAAVRAFRALRKDEANRLLLLVAGQEASGREISEGIAFAGAVPHAGMPSLYAAADAVLCPSEYESFGLVPLEAMAAGAPPVVPLGGYWGKRIRSRGGGLAYAPGRGDGLTGAIRLLSRDGALRKRLAEEGRKAAAEFTWERCTASWVRLLSKCARPGNRR
- a CDS encoding GNAT family N-acetyltransferase gives rise to the protein MLRFIERIEDVSRQEWESVIARTYRPSPFFSPRFLVPWAGAFAAGLQLRILRWERDGKAEGFLFLCRSPDGEGWELLGGEDVSDSLDAVVAAGEEERFWREFLASAREAIPGGFLSMPNLVEGSRSLSILPAICKETGNGFRLVETDRSPFIPLPNSFETYVAGLGKKERHELRRKLRRAYESDPSLAFRVSGSREELARDFPSFVALHRMSHPEKRRFMDSRMERFFRDVAEEFFSAGKLRLAFLRGAKGDVAAAFQIESDGTLFLYNSGFDPSAAGASPGLVLLARCIEDAISRGLGEYDFLRGRERYKYDLGARDRIVYRAVLDTP
- a CDS encoding HAMP domain-containing protein encodes the protein MKRFIERFRHSIAFRITGVFLALLLVSTVGVVLTVRYYVQHDLEESTRDSLVGAMGRLESELYQLRNELSLFAELSARSTILQGQAQEMEGASVQVNLVERSRDRGIEIDSYVWGGKNVPSTGILDRAFSGISTVDYAFYGDGPGRMHIIAAAPSGFFGEDRRVSSASISLGREFLRQKRASVGGEVSLVSKGEIVASSSACLECLECLIKILDDPAQWSALESGKSIYMTFDCKPSPQAAVATPIRTFDGKTAAIVIFRSREGERRALYHATLGITGGTLAFSLAMGTAFFLLTSRALRPLTELTRIAGGIMEGRYGETVPVQGKGEVADLAQAFNRMSVSLKDAMGEISEWNRMLENRVEEKTEELEKIHRRMVEVEKLAAMGQLAAGVAHELNNPLSGIMGYSEIALELYRNRPPEQVTPQEIAKMISYFSQIDALSQRCRTIILDMLKFARQHTEEFRDINLSEVVRETLLFLDKQLSHANVKVNTELAGDLPFIRGNGMQLQQVFTNLILNAVQAMPGGGTLDVRTRRNGDAVEAEFVDHGMGIDPKLVHRIFEPFFTTKPVGKGTGLGLSVSYGIVKHHGGEIRVSSDPGKGSTFLVVIPLHPQG
- a CDS encoding PhnD/SsuA/transferrin family substrate-binding protein gives rise to the protein MISAGSAAAIPVVVALLVFFTGCGSGGPPKVEVLSGSAPGKKLIRVAASDEAYVNFMKVAEAYSRKNEVRFDVSMTQGKNIPGLIGKKTVDIGVAARRFTPEALGPNLSYIPYAYDGAVFVAAPDAKVRSLTLSQVRQILKGKITNWKEVGGANREIRIIDRPRYSAVRMSVDDALFGGEFQDSKSTVVMETSENAYHAMRTFSAYIAFAPISRITVEHFPSVPLTVDGMPPLINNVPVSKYPAKIEYSLILPKDAPPEVTEFAAYMQSVEAVHLLASFALVPAAGKLSLSSCHCRATEGTFSPSRGSSLSGTFTIAVVPELGAIQQENRYAGISRIVAEELGVRTQLKHLETYERVIREFEDGRIDAAIVGSLIYGRLRERMGVIPQARPESGKVSRYQGVVIVRANGGIQNFHGLRGKSFAYVPDTSAGELFCRWLLNRRGAPGERDYFSRVVKVSTHSDAIQMVVEGKVDGAAVKDLVLRRLIEERGKSAFPGLKERIRVIESSPFFPENAFVVSASIDPKQRTKLRDILLSLDAKQEGKTALRVLGADRFIPTSHADYGTLYEMAKEAGYSFGKK
- a CDS encoding pyridoxal phosphate-dependent aminotransferase; protein product: MPASPEIREAILRGSFIRKMFEEGAVLKAKKGPENVFDFTLGNPYGDPPAQVAREIARLAAYPPPDLHKYMPNAGFADVRGKVAEGMRKGTGLPFTPGLVVMTVGAAGAINVALRAILSPGDEVVVIAPYFVEYFFYVRNAGGVPVVAESTEEFQLDVEAIRRAITPRTKALIVNTPNNPTGAVYPKEALLALSHVLAEGEALTRGPIYVISDEPYRKIVFPGAEFSPPASTIRNTLVAYSHSKDMNLPGERIGYLAVSPRAADAAELADACVFCNRVLGFVNAPSLMQRAVADFQDVNADISVYLRNRNMLVSALREAGFSLVDPGGAFYLFPRSPSGDEMELVAAAREELVLVVPGSGFGRKGHFRIAYCTPTDTVERSIPAWRKLGERFFGKKGGKP
- the hisC gene encoding histidinol-phosphate transaminase codes for the protein MKGYEPGEQPQEGGYIKLNTNENPYPPSQQVRRAIRAEPNDSLRLYPDPDSMRLRRQAALNYGFDPSQVIAGNGSDDLLAMIARAFIGEGDAVCCPVPTYSLYDTLVRIQGGRILGIPYPEDYSLPERLFRNREKVTIVASPNSPSGTAVPCEVLSRLADSVKGLLVVDEAYADFAEENALSLARERTNVIVLRTMSKSFSLAGMRIGLGFGHTGIIGGLNKVKDSYNMNRLSIAAGEAALRDLRWMERNAGRIQKTRKRLSDGLPRTGFEPYPSQANFVLARRAGGKSARPVYEELKKRKILVRYFDTPRLSGCLRITVGTDAEIDALLRALEKIA
- a CDS encoding metallopeptidase family protein; amino-acid sequence: MRREEFQMVMREALDDLPEMFRKALDNVAVVVEDWPPEWLLDELGIPDDDTLYGFYHGVPLPERSVSSYGNLPDKISVYRGPLEEDFPDRTELRLQIRLTLLHEIGHYFGMDEAELDRLGYR